The window tggagcacaggcagaacttgctcatggtcacacagtgtcagtagcaggatttgaacccacaacctcagggtttaaggTCCAAAGCCATCACACAGCCTGCCTACAACACATGCCTGACCTTCTTTGAGCTGACTCGTGTGTCTGACTTTTGTGTTTTCTGACAGCTTTGAAGTTTCTCTCTTCCAGAGAAGTCAAGCAATGATCTTTGCTatagaagaaataaacaaaaatcaaaccctCCTTCCTAATATAACTCTTGGCTACCGACTGTATGACAACTGCATGGCCCTTCCAGTAGCCCTCAGGGCGGCCACTGCTTTGTTAGCAGATATGGATGAGGTTATTAATGATTTTAGCTGCAATGGCTCCCCTCCTGTAATTGCTGTTGTCGGAGATCCTCTGTCTTCTCATTCCATTGCAGCAATGAGGATTATGGGTCCATTTCATTTGCCTATGGTATGTATAAAATcatcattaaatattaaaatggataaaaattagcattgtttgaaatgaaaaaatgtgaaagtaTTTTCATGAACAATACTTCAGTACAGTTTGCACATTTATATAATGAGCGCAATACATTGTACAAAATCTTTAAAGAGTAATAAATTGATTTTGCCTTAATGTAAGGAAAAGaagcattgttttgtgttttaaatgaagAATAGTTTAAAAGCAGATTTTGTTGCTTTAAGTATATTTTCCTTCTTGTgcttaaatatgaaatatttattcCTTATGACAGAATGAGACTGGTAAAATTATTATTGCAGCTGGATGGTTAGTGTTGCCATTTAAGAAGCCTGCTGACCACTTTTTAGTTTCCTTTCAAGTCATTCCCTGTATAGTGTTTGTATCCCAGTAtctgtaaaaatattgaattattttttagctAATTCTTGACCAAGTAAACTTAAACCTGACAGGAACTCGCGttactgattaaaaacaaaaccatgcaaacttttcataaaaatgaaacagttttctttattttaggtCAGTTATTCTGCGACATGTTCCTGCTTGAGTAACAGACGAGAGTTCCCTTCATTCTTTCGGACAATTCCAAGTGATGCTTTTCAGGTTAAAGCTATGAttcatattattaaatattatggaTGGGTGTGGATAGGTGCAATAGCAAGTGATGATGACTATGGACAGAATGCAATAAAAGCATTTATTAAGGAGGTTAGTGCATTTGGCTGTGTTGCATTCATTGAAATGGTCCCCACTGtgtacaaaaaagagaaaattcttcAGATTGTGAACACTATAAAATACTCTACTGCCAAGGTTATTGTTGTATTTTCACCACAAGttgaattttttaaagaaattgttaaaCAGAACATCACTGGCAGGCAGTGGATTGCAAGTGAAGCATGGAGCACATCTTCCATTGTGGCAGTCACGGaaaattttcattcatttggAGGAACAATTGGAGTTGCTGTTCACAGAGGAACAATTCCTGGTCTGGAACATTTTCTGCTTCAGCTTCATCCTGATTTCagtaatgacaaaaaaataattattcagtTCTGGGAAACACTATTTGACTGCAAATTCCCACAAAATTTAAGCAAAGTAAATTCAAGTAGTAGAATCTGTACAGGAATAGAGGATATTCGTACTATTAATACTGCATATAGTGATGTATCAGAACTTCGGGTAACCTATAATGTATATAAAGCTGTATATGCAATTGCTCATGCCTTGCATAATTTAATGTCTTGTGAAAATGGAAATGGACCCTTTGAGAATAAAACCTGTGCCAGCATCAAACATGTTCAGCCTTGGCAGGTAACAATAGCTAATAGTAATTTGTATTATGAAATataaaagctgattttttttcataCACCAGTAACAATAGAACAAGTGAACATGTGGtacttacattttaaatgtatattaacTCTATTTAAAACAGTTTGATGGTTCTTTCATTTTGCTTTGCCCATCAGCCTTACTTTGTTTTACTTAGTCTGTGCTGGTTccttgatattttaaaaaaatataagggtttcattctattctattctattcataTCTATCTTAAATTCAGCTTAGCTTTGCATATGTTCATTTGAGTAGCACAATTCAAAATTCTTATTGTTTATTTAGGTCCTGCATTATCTTAAGGAAGTTAATTTCATAAACCACTTAGGAGAAAGAGTGGCATTTAATGAAAATGGTGATGCCATGGCCATCTATGATattgttaactggcaactctctAATGACAGCCGAATTCAAATTAAAACTGTTGGTCTTTTTGATGAAACTGTTAAGGAAGTCAATCAGATTTCACTTGCCGAAGAACAgatattttggaattttgaatCACGTAAAGTATGTCATGTATCTAAATGAGTTATGACATATTAATAATGTAAAGTGCAGCTACTGTTTATAATgccagttttttttcttaaatttaaagGTGGAGTATGGTATATGAACTAACAAAATCAAACTTAGATAGGTGCAATACATATTCATAGAGGCCAAATATAGAACATTTCCTTTGGAGAACATCTTAGGTTCAAGTATTTTCCATTATAGACAGCAATCTTAATATGGTTAAAATGGAGTAATTATGGGTTGGCGCAGTGaaaagcgctgctgcctcgcagttaggagacctgggttcgcttcccatgttctccccgtgtctgtgtgggtttcctaagggtgcttcggtttcctcccacagtccaaagacatgctggttaggtgcattggcgattctaaattgtccctagtgtgtgcttggtgtgtgtgtgcaccctgcacagggtttgtttcctgccttgtgccctgtgttggctgggattggctccagcagacccccgtaaccctgtagttaggatatagcgggatggatggatggagtaatgaTGGTATTCTTCTTCATGTGCTGTTGTGTCAGTAGGGGGAATTTGGGTATTTTGGCAGGGTCACATCCTAAACTGATGCTGGTAGCGTCTTTAGGCCCAGATCAATTTTCAAGTTTTAGAAACGTGAAAAACAGGTAGAATGGCATTTTGGTGGGATGACATGATACTTGGACATTTTAGATGGAAAAATGGTAGTGGCTTTATGCTTATTAGTATTGTTAATCTGAATTTTCTAAAGGGTTGGGAACACAGTTCTAGTTTTCTAGAGGTGGTGGGCATGTCAGCCAATTTCCATGCCAGATATTAAGTTTATTGCCCAGGACTTACAGTGTTTATATGAGACAGATGTTTTTCAACAACTACATtaactctttttatataatacactgTTTATCTGTGCACACActtatttaaattatatgaaacaaaagaaagcaccacatgtaaatgaaaaaaacaactgttcataAGCTAATGCACCAcatataatagcaatataaaaTAAGAACTGAAGTGTATGTCAGAAAAACGTTGCAAATTGCAACCCAACAAGAAAGTTATTATTTTATAACAGCTTTTCACAAACACATAAGTAACTACAGTAGCAACATTGTCCAATGTGAGTTTATCACATAAACAGCAGTTTCTAGTGAATGAATCCAGTCAGTGTTCTCTGTTTTCATAatttagcattttaattttaaattaagaaagTGAATCAAAAACGTTTTGCACAGATCCCAGTCGTTTACTTTAACAGACTGCAAGTAATCAGTAGGTAAAACCACTATGTTGCCAGATACCAATGCAGCCAAAGGAGGACACAGAAGGCATGGAAGGAGAACAAAGGAGAACACACTAAAGTGTAATCGCTATTATTGAATAAGAAACTGAAATGCTTGCCCTTAGAGATTGCAGTGCGATAAACTGTGAAAGTTTCATCGAAGTCCCACCCCCTTGGAGATTGGAAcacaattatatttattaatttaaaaaaactgaagacaGGGAAGTCGCCCTCAGAGATCAGAAGGGCTCCAGACCCGTTAATGAAATGGGACATTTACACCATAAAAAAGGCaaacattttatgctttttttattaGCTTGACTTATCATATGGAGGACACGAGCCCGAAAAGGTCCTACTATACAACCATATAACtaagaaaaatatgtaaatactatATTATCCATTCCTAAAAGATCATAGTTACTACTTTATACCACAATAAGATtcctaaaacaaaatgtaattctgtATATTATCTGCATTGTATGACTCCTTCTAATGGAgcaaaaaatgcaatataatgTAAAAACTGTTTCCTTAATTGCAGCCTCCAGAATCAGTTTGCAGTAAAAGCTGTCAACCTGGCACAAGGAAGGCCAGCAAGAAGGGGGAGCCAGTCTGTTGTTTCGACTGTGTCCCTTGTGCTGATGGAGAGGTTAGCAGTGAGGTTGGTGAgtaattacataaaaaatattcagtcGTTTCAATATTTGTAACAGttaagtttaggtactgcaaaaaagcATCCATATCATTTACTACTATGtatcaagaccttaacaaacacttctttgggtcttcataacacttacacaGCATGCAATGTGACCTAATAGCAAAGCTTCACTTTGGAGTTGTATGAGTTGGCAttactgagacacatttcttttgATATTCTATATTTTGTATAAGACATGT of the Erpetoichthys calabaricus chromosome 2, fErpCal1.3, whole genome shotgun sequence genome contains:
- the LOC114645382 gene encoding extracellular calcium-sensing receptor-like; this translates as MFFVSAVDVNQCKTHESFELNQLSKRGDIILGGLFTLNFKTIRPELSFTSKPDQWKCEGFEVSLFQRSQAMIFAIEEINKNQTLLPNITLGYRLYDNCMALPVALRAATALLADMDEVINDFSCNGSPPVIAVVGDPLSSHSIAAMRIMGPFHLPMVSYSATCSCLSNRREFPSFFRTIPSDAFQVKAMIHIIKYYGWVWIGAIASDDDYGQNAIKAFIKEVSAFGCVAFIEMVPTVYKKEKILQIVNTIKYSTAKVIVVFSPQVEFFKEIVKQNITGRQWIASEAWSTSSIVAVTENFHSFGGTIGVAVHRGTIPGLEHFLLQLHPDFSNDKKIIIQFWETLFDCKFPQNLSKVNSSSRICTGIEDIRTINTAYSDVSELRVTYNVYKAVYAIAHALHNLMSCENGNGPFENKTCASIKHVQPWQVLHYLKEVNFINHLGERVAFNENGDAMAIYDIVNWQLSNDSRIQIKTVGLFDETVKEVNQISLAEEQIFWNFESRKPPESVCSKSCQPGTRKASKKGEPVCCFDCVPCADGEVSSEVDSVECIKCLDDFWSNHGRNQCVLKELEFLSFDDAMGITLTTITVLGTCLSVAVLAVFIHYRSTPVVKANNSELSFLLLISLTLCFLCSLTFIGQPTHTTCMLRHVMFGISFVLCISCILVKTVVVIMAFKATLPGNNMIKWFGVSQLRGTVFFFTFLQSLICIVWLVTSPPIPAKNTKYFNSKIILECDVGSVIGFSSLLGYIGFLACICFLLAFFARNLPDTFNEAKFITFSMLIFCAVWITFIPAYISSPGKHTVAVEVFAILASSFGVLFAIFAPKCYIIIFKPERNTKRALMRRQNVE